The sequence GTCAGCTTTTGATACAATAGTACAAAATTAGAGGAGGTGGGCTATGATTCAGAAACATGCGATTCCCATTTTAGAGTTTGACGACAACCCCCAGGCGGTCCTTATGCCAAATCACGAGGGGCTAGATTTAAAGTTGCCAAAGAAGTGCATCTATGCATTTTTGGAGGAGGAGATTGACCGCTACGCTCAGGAAGTAGGGGCGGATTGTGTTGGTGAGTTCGTTTCGGCCACCAAGACTTATCCAGTCTATGTCCTCAACTACAAGGGCGAGGAGATCTGTCTAGCCCAGGCGCCCGTGGGCTCTGCCCCAGCGGCCCAGTTTATGGATTGGTTGATTGGCTATGGTGTGGAGCAAATCATTTCCACTGGAACCTGTGGAGTCCTAGCCGATATAGAGGAAAATGCCTTTCTCGTCCCTGTTCGCGCTTTGCGAGATGAGGGGACCAGCTACCACTATGTAGCGCCTTCTCGTTATATGGAGATGCAGATTGAGG comes from Streptococcus oralis and encodes:
- a CDS encoding nucleoside phosphorylase, producing the protein MIQKHAIPILEFDDNPQAVLMPNHEGLDLKLPKKCIYAFLEEEIDRYAQEVGADCVGEFVSATKTYPVYVLNYKGEEICLAQAPVGSAPAAQFMDWLIGYGVEQIISTGTCGVLADIEENAFLVPVRALRDEGTSYHYVAPSRYMEMQIEAISAIEQVLEQRGIPYEEVMTWTTDGFYRETAEKVAYRKEEGCAVVEMECSALAAVAQLRGVVWGELLFTADSLADLDNYNSRDWGSEAFDKALELCLAIVHHM